Below is a genomic region from Halobacterium sp. CBA1132.
CGACACGGAGCCGCTGCTGGGCGTCGTCGACTGCGTCACCAAACAGCAGGGGATGGGGACGGCGACGGAGTCCGAACTCGTCCGGTACGCGTCCTCGCCGGTGGACCTCACCGGCATCGGTATCGAGCTCTCGGAGCTGTTGCGCGCGCTCTACCAGCAGCGCGGCGTCACACGGAATCGCATCCTCCTGCACTCGCTGTCGACGCTGCTGATGTACTCGGACCTCCAGACGGTGTTCCGGTTCCTGCACGTGTTCACGGGGCGCGTGCAGTCCGCGGACGCGCTCGGCGTGTTCGTCGTCGACTCCAGCGCCCACGACGCGCAGACGGTCAGCACGCTCAAGCAGTTGTTCGACGGTATCGTCACGATTCGCGAGCGCGACGACGGCGGCTTCGAGGCGCGCCTCGTCGGCATCGACGACGGCACCGACTGGCGCGACCTGTAGCTTTTTCGCCTCGGCGCGCCAACGAGACGGTATGCCCGTCGAATCAGACACCGAACTCGCGGAGATTCTGGAGTACGACAACGTCGCTGTCGTCGGGTGTTCCTCGACGCCGGGGAAGGACGCCCACGACATCCCTCAGTACCTCCGCGACAACGGCTACGACGTGATTCCCGTGAACCCGTACGCCGACGAAATCTTCGGGCGGGCGGCCTACGACTCGCTGTCCGACGTCGACGAACAGGTGGACGTCGTGGACGTGTTCCGGCCCAGCGAGGAGGTTGCGGGCATCGTCGACGAGGCGATTGCGCGCGACGACGTGCAGGCCGTGTGGACGCAACTCGGCATCCGCGACGACGACGCCGCACAGCGCGCCGAAGAGGCGGGGCTGCGCGTCGTGCAGAGCAAGTGCATCAAAGTCGAGCACGGCCGACTGAAGGCCTGACTACTGCATCTGGCCGCCTTCCTCGTGGGGTTGGAGGACGACGAACCCGTCGTCGGCACTGAACTCCATCTGGACGGACTCCCCGGAGGTCTGTCCGATTTCGAGGGCCTTGTTCACGGAGAACGACGGCGAGAGGCCGTCGCTCCACGCGACCGTCGCGTCGGGGTCTGTCGTCACGGGCGGATTGATAACCAGCGGGTCGCCGTGGGTCGTGATGGCGACTTCGCCGGGGCCGGTGAGGTAGACGTTCGTCAGCCCGCCGGCCGCGGCGCCGGAGAGGTTCCCGATGGTGCTGATTTCGTAGTCGACGTTCGCGTCGAACGCGAGCACGTCGTTGCCGTTGACGGACAGCGACTCGTCGGCGTCGAGGTCCAGAATTTGGACTTTCTTGCTGCGGTCGGCGACGTAGAGGTAGCCGGTGCCCTCCGCGACCATGACCGGCGTCCCTTCGCTGGTCACTGCTTCCTTGACGAGCCCCGTGAGGCCGCCTTCGGCGCTGGCTTTCCCGGTGAAGGTGAACTCGCCGGTGTAGCCGACCATCGAGCCGGCGCGAATCGTCACGCTGCCGTCGACGGGGATGCCGAGGAGGCGGTTGTTCTCTTTGCGGAATCCGTCGGTGTCGGTGTCCGTGTCGGCGGCCTGCGGGAGGGTCGAGATGTCCATGGCGGTGTCGGTTCGGTTCTTCGGAATCGAGTTATACGCTTCGCCGAGTGGCGGACAGCGCGAACGCTCCCGGCACTCTGGTCACCCCTCCCACTCCTCGTAGCTGCCGTAGACGCCCTTCGAGAGGTAGCGCTCGCTGGAGTCCGGGAAGACGGTGACCACGCAGTCGTGGGGGAGGTCGAGGTCGCCGGCGGCCGCGCGCTCGGCGACGTCCAGCGCCGCGAGCGAGTTCGCGGCGGAACTGGACGCGACGAGGTGCCCTTCTTCGCGGGCGAGTCGCTGCATCTCCGCGTGGGTGTCCTCGTCGGGAATCTGGACGATGTCGTCGACGAAGTCGGGGTCGAACAGCTCGTTCGTCGAGGGGTCGTGGGTGCCGATGCCTTCGGTCTTGTACTCGCCCTGTTCGGCGTCCCGTCCCTGCGTGGTCGCGTACAGCGAGCCCTTTGGCTCGACGGCCGTGACGTGCAACTCGGGGACCTGCTCGCGGAGGTATCGGCCCGTGCCCATCAGCGTCCCGGCGGTGCCACACCCCGCGACGACTGCGCCGACCTCGCCGTCGAGCGCCTGGCTGATTTCGGGGCCCGTCGTCTCGTAGTGGGCTTCCGGGTTCAGCGGGTTCGAGAACTGCTGGGGGACGACGGCGTCGTCCAGTTCGTCGGCGAGCTCGTGGGCGCGGTCGATGGCGCCGCCCATGCCGTCCTCGGTGGGCGTGTTGATGACGTCGGCGCCGAGCGCGCGCATCAACTGCTGTTTCTCGACGCTGAAGCGCTCGGGGACGACGAAGACGGCGTCCACGTCGAGCTGGCCGGCGGCGACCGCGAACCCGATGCCGGTGTTGCCCGCCGTCGGCTCGACGATGGTGCCGCCCTCGGGGAGGTCTCCCGAGTCGAGCATCTGTTCGAGCATGTACTCCCCGATGCGGTCTTTCACGCTCGCCCCGGGGTTGAACGACTCCAGTTTCGCGTACACCGGGACGTCGTCGGGCGATGCGTGGACGCGCACCAGCGGCGTCTCTCCGATTGTCTCCAGCACCGAGTCCAGCGGCCTCCGGTGGGTGGTCATCTCGCCGGAAATTCTTGCCGGCGTTCTTTAGTCGTTGCCATCCGCACCGTCGCTGCCGGCGTCTCCCACGCCCGCGTCAGCGACGACGCTCTCGACGTCGACGCCCTCCTTCTCGGCGAGCGCTTCGACGAGCGCGCGCTGCTCGGCGAGTTCGGTCTCTAGTTCGGCGACGCGCCCGTTGGTTTCCTCGACGGTCCCCGCGAGGTCGTTGACCTGTTCGCGGAGTTTCTCGAAGCGCTCGTAGAGCTTGTCCGCCATATCAGTGACTTTCTGGAGTTTCTTCGCGGTCGAACCGAATCCCATGCCCGCCAGTAGACGGCCGGCCGGGATGACCGTTTCCCTCCCCGCTACGCTGGCGCACCGCTCGCGTGACGCGCTCGCGGATGGTAGATACCCTGCGCTGGACCGATGGACTGCACCGACACAGAGACCCCATCCCGAAAGGCCCTTAAGAGGGAGCCGTCTACGTGAAAGTGGACTAGGCCGGGCGGTTTGGCCCCGCCCTCCTCCCGCGAGACAGCCATTAGCGGGGGCCGAAATCCGGGGGAGT
It encodes:
- a CDS encoding recombinase RecA → MYELGAAFSDVDVDPGTNILVEGPPMSGKRDLGFDVLATGARGGEGSIVVSTKDSAERVIEDFAEHVGDTEPLLGVVDCVTKQQGMGTATESELVRYASSPVDLTGIGIELSELLRALYQQRGVTRNRILLHSLSTLLMYSDLQTVFRFLHVFTGRVQSADALGVFVVDSSAHDAQTVSTLKQLFDGIVTIRERDDGGFEARLVGIDDGTDWRDL
- a CDS encoding CoA-binding protein; amino-acid sequence: MPVESDTELAEILEYDNVAVVGCSSTPGKDAHDIPQYLRDNGYDVIPVNPYADEIFGRAAYDSLSDVDEQVDVVDVFRPSEEVAGIVDEAIARDDVQAVWTQLGIRDDDAAQRAEEAGLRVVQSKCIKVEHGRLKA
- a CDS encoding AIM24 family protein: MDISTLPQAADTDTDTDGFRKENNRLLGIPVDGSVTIRAGSMVGYTGEFTFTGKASAEGGLTGLVKEAVTSEGTPVMVAEGTGYLYVADRSKKVQILDLDADESLSVNGNDVLAFDANVDYEISTIGNLSGAAAGGLTNVYLTGPGEVAITTHGDPLVINPPVTTDPDATVAWSDGLSPSFSVNKALEIGQTSGESVQMEFSADDGFVVLQPHEEGGQMQ
- a CDS encoding PLP-dependent cysteine synthase family protein gives rise to the protein MTTHRRPLDSVLETIGETPLVRVHASPDDVPVYAKLESFNPGASVKDRIGEYMLEQMLDSGDLPEGGTIVEPTAGNTGIGFAVAAGQLDVDAVFVVPERFSVEKQQLMRALGADVINTPTEDGMGGAIDRAHELADELDDAVVPQQFSNPLNPEAHYETTGPEISQALDGEVGAVVAGCGTAGTLMGTGRYLREQVPELHVTAVEPKGSLYATTQGRDAEQGEYKTEGIGTHDPSTNELFDPDFVDDIVQIPDEDTHAEMQRLAREEGHLVASSSAANSLAALDVAERAAAGDLDLPHDCVVTVFPDSSERYLSKGVYGSYEEWEG
- a CDS encoding DUF5798 family protein — translated: MGFGSTAKKLQKVTDMADKLYERFEKLREQVNDLAGTVEETNGRVAELETELAEQRALVEALAEKEGVDVESVVADAGVGDAGSDGADGND